The Capsicum annuum cultivar UCD-10X-F1 chromosome 1, UCD10Xv1.1, whole genome shotgun sequence sequence NNNNNNNNNNNNNNNNNNNNNNNNNNNNNNNNNNNNNNNNNNNNNNNNNNNNNNNNNNNNNNNNNNNNNNNNNNNNNNNNNNNNNNNNNNNNNNNNNNNNNNNNNNNNNNNNNNNNNNNNNNNNNNNNNNNNNNNNNNNNNNNNNNNNNNNNNNNNNNNNNNNNNNNNNNNNNNNNNNNNNNNNNNNNNNNNNNNNNNNNNNNNNNNNNNNNNNNNNNNNNNNNNNNNNNNNNNNNNNNNNNNNNNNNNNNNNNNNNNNNNNNNNNNNNNNNNNNNNNNNNNNNNNNNNNNNNNNNNNNNNNNNNNNNNNNNNNNNNNNNNNNNNNNNNNNNNNNNNNNNNNNNNNNNTTTTAAGACGTGTatggtttgattttttggttCAACTTTATTTGTTTACTTTAGGCTAGAAAATCCTAAAGAATCCAAGAAGAAAACTTTAATTAATcattaatcaaaattaaaaaaaataagaaaaataagaagaaatgtaGAAGTAGAAAAATTACNNNNNNNNNNNNNNNNNNNNNNNNNNNNNNNNNNNNNNNNNNNNNNNNNNNNNNNNNNNNNNNNNNNNNNNNNNNNNNNNNNNNNNNNNNNNNNNNNNNNtttatataaggtaaaattataattgatttagaattgtaaaatattatgatttcttacctaaataagatatatttttttcctttcatgcatatgtttttctaaaaaaaatatattttggttccTAAAATTTTTTCCTATGAAACTTGCATAGGAATCTTTTTTTCCCATGCGtattttttaactataaattttagtttttaattttttttcccttcCCATCAATAGTTTTTTCCCTAAAAAAGTGCATAGGActcttaataaaaaaattcagattacttttaattcattttagaatTGAAATTGTTCCTTATGTTTTTCTATgcattttaaatatttgaataataatttaacgataattactttaaaaaaggtgaaaatacgattttgtctattactgGGTGCTTTAATGAATGaccaaaaattcaaatcacttttcgaagaaaaattaaaattttctctgAAAAGGCTATTTGATCATATTTTGCATGTGGCGATAATTGTTAGAGTTTGCACCAAAAAAAGGACAaccattaaaatatattaataacaataatgatgatatgctaaatctcatgatttatttacaataaaaaagaattgcatataagcaaaaatttaaaagagaattTATATAACGAAGAAGCCTAGAAAAccctaaagaataaaaaaaagctttaattaatcatcaatcaaatcaaaacaaaaataagaagaataagaagaaatgtagaagtagaagaattacacttatttttatagtaaaatttgatcaaataactATTTAAGTAGAATTATAtacaatctttttttattttatataaggtaaaattctaattgatttaaaattatcaaatattataattttttacataaataagatatatttttttctttccattgcataattttttttttaaaaaaaatatatattttggttcCCAAAATTTTTCCTTAAGAAATTTGCATAGGAATCTCTTTTTTCCATGCCTATAATTTAACTATAAAtttggttcttaatttttttttccctttccaTCAATAGTTCTATCCCTAATTGCATAGgattcttaataaaaaatatcacaTTACATTTAATTCTTTTTAGAATTGGAATCGTTCCTTGTTTTTTCTATGTATTCTAAATACTTAAAtgataatttaatgataattatttaaaatataaaagtgaaaagacaattttgtctattatggggtgttttaatgaaggacaaaaaattcaaataacttttttaagggtcttcacacttttaatatattataaattataaattatagattatagatatagattacaaatataaatataaatatagattatagatataatagTCATTTCACAAACAATTGTAAAGGACGGATTTTGAATATTACAAAAAGCAATATATCTATATTCTCGCGCTCTAAGTTCTCTATCTTGTCTTTACGGTATTCAtttacaaaaattatttcaaaGCTAAGACCAACATCACTTTAAGCTCATCGGATCTAGTGCAAACAAACATCATCGGAGCCCCACTgcttcatttcatattatttactTGCTTTATTTACTTTCTAGTATTTTCGTAGGCAAACATATTTAACCACTAATAATCAAATCTAATGAGTTAAATCGTGATATATGTCATTGACTGCACTATAAATTCTAACTGTATCGTTTTTCTAAGAACCAATAAGTAGTTGTAGTTCTAGTTTAAGATGGTTTCCTTTTGCAATAACTATTTTCAACTATTTGTAGTTTCTAATGGTTGCATTTTTATGACAATTTGATATCTTTAATTAGTTCTAATGATTTATTATTGTAAAGCTTACATAAATCTCTACTAGTTTATCCTAATTACATCTTATCTCAATTTTTATAAAAGTTACAAAAAAGTtcgttttattatttttcaatacaTCCATTAACAAAAGATACATCTCTGGTGATACATCCAATGCAACAATTAATGTGcgcaaattaagaaaaataataaaaatttacttAATTAAGGAGTAAATCACTTTTCATATCTTCAATAAAcagataaaaatttttaaaaaaacgtAACTAGTTATTatgtatattttcaaaatatcattatattttttcctttctatttgCAGAATCAATCTTCTccccttttctctattttttgttgCTGTGATTTTTTTCAACTATTCGCTAAAGTGTGTCTCATTGAACatctcaattatttttttgatagaattttttCAATCTCTTCTAGAAACTTGGCATTGCACAAGCTGTCAAACCTTGAAGGGTGTTGTGGAATCTAATCAATGACATATTTCATATCCTGAAAAtataattactcattaattaacGTATCAGTCAATTAGATCATGTATCGATAGATAAAAAACACATGAGATACATTACagtaattcttttaaaaatacataattatagaGAGATACATAAAAATACTTATGTAACATACATAGAGATCCAAGATGAAAACATATCTGATGCACTTAACATACACATAAATCTAAGATGTGACATAACTATAGagaaatacataaaaatactTATGTAACATACGCATAAATTTGAGATGGAAATTGTATTTGATGCAATCCTAACATCCTTTTTATGTACACAGCTTCACTTGTCTGGGattaaaatacaagaaaaaataatgaaatctttGACATTGTTTAAggttgaaatagaagaaagaacaATGAAATCTTTGACATTGTTCGAGGtaggaatagaagaaaaaataataaaatgcatatatatttatacaagaaaaactaacaaaaaaaactattaaaaacgTTAAGAAGGAGAAAGAAGTGTAAACTATGAAGtaagggagagagagagagagagagtgggaGGATATATAGGGGGAGAGAGAGAGGGCGAAGAGAATAGGGAGGAGAAAGTTTTCTGTAAAATACTTTGAAGGAGGAGAATGTCACACATTAATGATATTAAATTGGTGAAGAGCGAGAATGTAAATTAGGTATTAATATATCCTAATTTTTAGGAGAAAAGTTaagtatttgaaaatttaaagagagaaaatataaattagggatatttataatttttactaagtgaatttttttttttgtattttagataatttaagttgtgattttgtgaaaatttttctttaattttaggaaaaagttacaGAAAAATGTAACTAGTAATATTTCATTATAAAATAGCCCATTCTATATTACATTATCAAAAATGACCCAATTATATAGGATCAAAATATTAGATTTCATCTCATAGTCAACTTAACTGAAGTAGATCATTTCTTCCTCTCTTCCCAATGCACACATTCCTCTTCCTTCTAGAGAACTCTCattcattttaattttataatccAAGTATCATTTCACCCGTAGGATCGCCAAAATCATGTTTAGTCAAATAATCCATTGTTCCTAAAAAACTAGCTGAATTAAAATTgcactattaaaaaaaataacgtTGGTTAATTCAGCTCCATGAcctattatcctttttttttaaattaaaatttaaaatttgattattttgaaaacccattcaAACAACTCATTCTTCTTAAAAACCATTCAAAAGTGAAAGTTGCAACACAAAAGCTCAACAAATGACTTGTTGTAATTTCATGATACAAATATGTTTCTTCCACAACTCTTCATTAACATCTcgttgttcattgttgctacaACTAATGAGCATCTAAGGGAATACATGTTTATAAAATTCGTAGATCAAGCATATAACAAATTTATATTACAATTTTACAGTTgcaacacaattttttttatgttcaatCATTATTGAAGCTCCAatcttcaaattttgaaaattaaatttttataaataagctTTGTTCCGAGTGAGTGTTATTGCAAAAGATAGATTATGTATTAAGGAGCCAAAATCTGAAGTTTTGGATGTTGAGGCTTGAAGCTTTGAAATTTGAGAATTGAAATTTCCGTTAATAagttttgttttgaaattttgaaattcttcATCTAAAACACCTCAAAACCAcactaaatcatccaaaattttagattttgactCCTCAATACATAACCGGTCTTTTGTAACCATACCATTCAAAACAAAACTTATTAACGGAAATTTCAATTCTCAAATTTCAAAGCTTCTAGCTTCAACAATGATTGAAACTTAATTCTATCCAATTCATGTAACATGCTATAATTAAAATTGAATGACAAAGAAGCAAACTGAGTTAGATATTATTGATTCAAATCTTACGATTTTCAGTTGTCATCAACGAAAAATTATTTTGGGGGGGATTATGGACATTATAGGTAGCATTATATTTTGCAATTAATTCATATGAGGCTATCAAATAAAGAGTAAAACAATATATTACAACAGAATATCATGAATTAtctgaagaaagaaaatgataaatttgaaggTGAAATGGGAGTTTGAAAAAATGTCAATGAAAAAAGAGAAGCCAGAGAGGAATTGAGAAGAAAGTTAGTTTGCAATGAATGGCCTTTTGGGTTATAAAGTGTAAAGTATATTACTACATACTTAAATGTAAAGTATATTTGTTTGTCGTACGTTTATATAATTATCTCTTTATTATAAGGTGGACAACTAATATGAGACTGACAGAATAATtaattttaacctattttcttTTTGGAAATACATGAATTTAGTGCTAATACGGTCCAAAGTCCAACCTCAAGTTTGAATTCTGAAGGATACTCCAACGAATACGTGCTCCTTCTTTAAGCCCAGCTATAAAACATCGATGATCTTTATAAATAAGTTGGGTTTAATTAGTGTGCATGTAGTGATCATGTGATGATAATATTTGTTATGGTATATGAAAATTGCTCTATATGTTGGAGACTGGAGTTAACCACTTAATTGGTTATGATGCACTCCATCACTATGTACATTTGTTAGAAGCCTTTTCTATGAGAAAGAAGATTGCAAGAGCTAGACTCTTAATAACATAGGCTATTCATTGATTCAAATTTGATGAATCTACTACTTTTAGTAGATACCCATAAAGTCAccaactaaaaattttaaaataattagtcATGAACTTCAATTAATCAATTCACGTGACAATTGCTTGTTCTTATACCCAAAATAGGCAAATGGGAACAAAAGTTTGTATCATCTTTACGAAGATATAAGCGATTAGATCAATGTCCCTTGCGTTGCTAAGAGTGGCCCCTTCCCCTTCGCCATCCCTATCTCCGTGGAATTGAGACTTCTTGCACTCTtacaaaatgaataaaagaaaataactttttaaagttTCTTGTGTGTAAAAATAAACATCTTTTATGTGGCAAAAGGACTAGAAAACAAGTTCTCAAGATCTCTCCCCCTCATCTTCGATTGAATTGGGTTCAAATGAGTATCAATTTGTCTTCTGCCAATGATTTTACATCTTGGAGAATATATAACCTTCACATCAAATTAAAGTTGAAACTGGGACCTCCCCATCCTACAAAAATCTAGAGTTTCGCAATGAAAGAACATGAATATTTTGGAATTGTGATGTCCCATGTGATACCATATTAGAAACTCTTTTCAGCCCAACCCTAGGAAATAATCTCAGAATATTATCTTAATATATTTCCAATAAGCTTTTTTTGGAATATTAAAATTTATCTGTTGTAAAAGTCTTTCCAATTCTCAATTTAGCTCTATAAATACGCACACCGTTGCTACGTTTAGATGACAACCATACAAGGCCCAAGCAAAACAAGTTCCTTAGACATGTCAAAACATGAGAGTACTTCCACTGAGCTTCTCCATGCTCAAGCTCAAATCTGGAACCATATTTTCAACTTTATAAGTTCTTCGGCAGTAAGATGTGCACTTCAACTAGGTATTCCTGATGCCCTTTACAAACATGGTAAGCCCATGTCCCTTGATGAACTCTCTGCTGGACTCTCTGTCGTCAATTCTTCAAAGGTTTCTTTCTTGGCGATCTTAATGCGCTTTCTAGTGCAATCCGGTTTCCTAAATCAACATGAAGATCAATATTTCCTTACTCCAGCTAGTCGCCTTCTTGCAAAAAATGAGCCCTTCAATGTTAGGTCAGTCTTGCTGCTCAACCATGGTCCAGCCTTTTCAAAAGCATGGTCGGAGTTAAGTGCTTGGTTCCAAAATGATTCTCCCACTGCTTTTCATAATGCTCATGGAAAAATTTTCTGGGATTATATTGAGGAAGAAGAACCTAGAGTACTAGGTGATATTTTCAACGATGCATTGTCTAGTGACTCGAGGTTCAATACTAGTTTGCTTATTACAGAGTGTAAACACGTGTTTGAAGGGTTGACCTCTTTGGTGGATGTTGGTGGTGGCACCGGTACTGTGTCTATCGCCATAGCCAAAGCTTTTCCTTACCTAAAGTGCGCTGTACTTGAACTCCCTCATGTTATCGGCCACTGCAAAGGAAGTGGGAATTTGGATTTTGTTGGAGGAGATATGTTCGATAAGATTCCCCATGCTAATGCCATCTTACTTAAGGTATGTACAACGACTAATTAGCTACAATTGCCTCTCTCTTTACAATCCTTCTGCTCAACTTAATTCTATGTTAATGTTGAAAAAGGCTATTCTGCACGACTGGAAGGGCAAAGATTGTGTGAAGATACTGAAGAAATGCAAAGAGTCAATTCCAAGTAGAGAGAAAGGAGGGAAAGTGATAATCATAGACACTGAGCAATGAGTTTGTTCGAGCACAACATAATATGGATATGCTAATGATGGTTCTTTATGCTACCAAAGAAAGAACTGAAAAGGAGTGGGAGAAGCTTTTCATTGAAGCTGGAtttactgaatactaaataactcCCGCTCTAGGTTTAAGGTCTCTCATTGAAATTTACCCATAAAGCTTGAAAAAACAGTCTTAGTACAAGGAAATGCATGTAAATTTAGAGTGCTTGCAATTGCATCTTTCTTTAGTACTTTTAATTTGTAGTGGTCCGAGGTTCACCACCGCTCCGTTTGAATGATGTGTTCTCATTGTGTGGTGGagtatttcattatttactttaaatacaaaatttgtttttattgtaatttaaatTCACCAATGTATTGTATAGATGTCTTTTTTACCTTTGGTTTAATCTCATCGTGTTCGAAATCTATGAGAAATGTTtgactaattaaaataaattcgTGTTGTATAGTGAGTGTAACGAGGGAGCGTATCCTTTGGTATTGTGTTAATATCAAAATGCATTGTTTCATGAGATGACAAAAGTAAAATTAACAATTTAACATGAACATTTTTCTGGAATATTTGATGCTATGAATTAGACAAAACATATGTAGTTCAACAATTTACTCTCTCTCCCCTGTTTCATTATATGTGAAGCTATTTTCTGTATAGTTTAttgttttttaagaaaataaaaaaataatctaaatttatATTGTGTCAATAGTTTCACCCAAAATGTTATTTACGtacttttccctttttattttgtttgtttgtttcttcGTGTTTCTTTTTTCTGGCCACATCGGCGTCCCCGCCTCTTTAAACAACATATAGTCGCAAATCCTGGGAtataaattaggaaaaattaaaataatttcttatttttaattacatgatatggttaagattttaaaaaattatcctacataGTTATTTATTAGTTATAAAACTATATTTTGGACccctatatacaaatataatatgcaatGTATACAACAAATAATCAGGGGCGGAGCTATCCTTCAAGTAGGGATTCGTCCGAACCTCTTtcgtcaaaaaattatattatatatacataattaaaattatttttttatgtatatatagtagatgttgaacccctttcgATTAGCTCGTATGTTCACTAATGAACTCtcttagtgaaaattctgactccgccactgtaaataatattttctttctcaTGTAATTAATTTTTCACAATCTCTCTCTTATCTAATTGGCTAATTTTAGGGTATTAACTTAATGCacacttcttgaacatatctCACAGAAAATTTTCTTGAGAATCAGTCGATTTGTTGTGTTCCATTAAACATCCGTTGTGGGATTGCTGTGAAGATTTTGTGGAGTAATTTTCCATCCCTAACATCTATGGGGATATATGCATTGAAAATTTTGTGGTAATCTCTAGTTTTTTCGGTTATATAGAtttgttttcttttgattttttaggTATTCTCTAAATGAGCTGCtaagtttcttcaaatttcatctattttcataaaatagAATGTATAAATTGAAAATCGAATTGTATACTAGTgtcaatttcataaaataaattttgataaattatttttatagttgGGTATTTAATTCAACTTTAGTGAACTTGATAATTGTCTATAGGTGATTTAATTGTATTCAGTTGCTTAGACTTTTGtaggtgggtatatatatataaagggggTTATAGATATGTCTATGTGACATCTCTCTATGGCCTCCATTTAATTTgccatttttttttcctttttttaaaatttttcttcatttatctatttatttatttatttatttatatgcattcaTGTACGATCTTTTGATATTCTCTTAATTATATGCATTCATGTACGATCTTTTGATATCCTTTCTATCACTTTAGGAAAAAGGCATAAGTATCCCCTGAACTTGTCACCAAAATTCACTTTAACACTTTAAATTTATGAGTAATTATTTATCCTCCTAAACAACTTTCGCGTGAATTATATTACCCCTTAAGGGTTGACGtgacaaaaaaagataaaagcacgttttaaatttaagaaaaaatgggtccatttttaaattttcaaccactaatatttcttcttcttcttcacactCCATCACACCCTCTCTTCTTACTCAAACCCCACCATCCTCTCTCTTTTAAttcctctatttctttttcttttcactccTATCAATCATTTTCAATACATACCAAAATATTTTCATGGAAATTTTTGTAATAACATCATCTTCTTAcacaaaaatcttttaaaaaatgtaatttatttcatcaaaattagtTTTCCTCAATCGCTAAATTAGCTTTATAACTGTCCCATTCTTATTTTGATCGAACAAATTAAAGCAAAAAATTaaattccaacaatttaaatttacatatcaagaaaagaatgaggtgGATGTAGGATTGAAagttttgttcttgttattgtacATCCATgctttgttttaaaaaaaaaaaaccattaaatacaaaaaaaaatattggggtGATGTAGGAGGGCGACTTGGGCCTGTGAGGAGGGGGCGGGTTATCAATTACGGGAGAGGAGGGAGGGAGCAGAGAAAGTGTTTACAGATTGTAGGAATAGGTTTGGGTGGAGTGAGGTTGGAGGGAAGGGGGCTGAACAAGAGAGAAAATGGGGGGAAGGAAGGGGGACGGGGTGACGTGGGCTGTGTGGGGTGAAGAAGAAAGCTTGGGGGAGGGTGGTAGTGagtgaaaaagaaaacttttttttcaatatatatattaattttttttggtctGGCTTGCGTGGCAATGACGTGGCAGCAACGTGACGCTGACTTGGGggcgagtgtgttacactcttGATTGTGAGAGTGGAATTACATTTTTGGAGTAGTATATAATTCACGCGAAAGTTGTTTAGGGGAAAAATAATTACCGATAAAGTTAAAATGCTAAAGTAAGTTTTCGTGACAAGTTTAGAGAGAAAATTATGCCTTTTTTCATCACTTTATAATATGCACAAGATTTACTCATAACTCACAATCTATGTAACAAAGGATATTCATCAGGTTGTGCACGTCAAGAACTTCACTATCAAGCTTTATGTTGAGGTCATTTAATTTCACTTTCTCATAGAACtcattcagattttttttttctattctatcaaatataattcttgtacatataaACTTTTGTACATTTagtaatatcaaaataatgctttttttcaaagatgattttttttcattctcagATTATGTACATAAAGATGGAAAAGCAAAAGAAATaatgttgattttaattttacatagtcactatattttatattttacttttcataatcACAATTTCTTATATActattttgattgaatttatttatatgcattatttttcattatattcaGATGAATCCATTTCAATCTTTACAATTAAAGACATGTAAATATTTTGATTGAAAGCTTAATAGTTTTAAATTTGACAATTAATTTTTCTCAATGATTGCTGAAGTTTGATCATTTGTACTATGTATTTACATCAAGGAACTTCATTCACGCAATGATATCCACCTCAAGATCAGATATATTTTTTCTAAGGTGTATACTCTCTAATTTATGCATGAACTTTTTTCTAACTTATTTTGGTTAATTTTTTATGAAGTATATTTTCTCGTGGATTAAACATGTTGAGGAATGTGATTAGATCAATGTAAAAATTAATGAAGTATAAtttttaaagtatatatatacaaagtgatatgatattttttatggTTAGCATCTCTTTCtcaagtattttatctttttttattgcatttgtttgGCAAATATCAGTCACAGTAAAAGTTTTATACAATAAATGTACCACTCATGCCCACGTATCTGTAGGGTCCATCCCATGTCAGTAGCATCAAAAGTTGACAAGAATGTCATTAGCAACAAAAGTTGACAGAAATGTCATTGACCgcaaaagttagaaaaaaaatgaagatctTATAGTTGGCCATTTAATATGttctttgaaatattatttttcagtGAAGTCACTGCTTACATCAATAGAGATAGGATTTTTCTATAAAAGGAGTTTCTCAGCTCATTTATAAATCACACCAAAcagagagaaaaaataatagaGAGTAGTGAGGTATTCCATAGagtgtgaaaaaaaataaatagtctaTGAAAAAAATTAGAGTGAGCATTATTTCAGTAAGGTAGgagtcaaaagagggttatttcttttgagtgtgtCGTAGTCATTTTTGAGTATTGTATTTGTAACTACGGTATAAAATTTCTTATTGTAGTAATATCAGTTGCTCCTCTTGATCCGtggtttttttcttatttaaaagaGCTTCCATGTAAAATTCTTGatgtcattattttcatttatttttctattattttgccACAAATACTTTTATTGTTATTCCCTGTTTACCcaacaaactggtatcagagcccacgatttgtaatatttatatttttttattaaacaataGAAGTCAACACAAGTAGAATGATTACTTTAAATGACGTTAATTATGCCATTTggaaggaaaaaatgaaagatCTACCTATGTCAAGAATTTTTATCAGCCGATTTTTTACActacaaaatctgaaaataaaatcGATGAAGAGTGGAACCTGTTGCACAGACAGATTTGCGATTTTATTAGGCAGTGGGTTAACGATAATATGTTGAACCATATTTTTGGAAAAACACATGCTCGGTTCCTATGGGAGCATCTTGAAAGTTTGTATGCTCGAAAGATTAGAAATAATAAGATGttcttgataaaataaatattggggTTAAAATACCATGATGGTTCTTCGATGACAGATCACCTAAATAATTTTCAGGGGATAATGAACCAGTTATTTGCTATGGGCAttaagtttgatgaagaaattcaagTCTTGCTTCTACGTGGTTCCCTATCAGACTCGTGGGAAACATTTAGAACTTCTTAATCAAATTCTACTCCCGATGGCGTGATCTCTATGAATTTTGCTAAGAACAGCGTTCTTAATAAAGAGATGAGACGAAAGTCTCAAGGTTCCTCTTCGTCTGATGTCCTAGTGACTGATGCTAGGGGGAGAAGCAAGAATCTTGGTGCTCAAAATAAAGAACaccatagaagaaaatttagaggCAAATTTAAAGGTATTGAGTGCTATCATTGTGGGATAAAAGGGCACACAAAGAAATTTTGCCAAaagttgaagaaggagaaaagagttcaggaggaaaagaaagaagacaacAATGAAAATTGCATAGCCACCATCACCACTAAAGATCTTGTTACTATCCTTGATGCAAATCTAATAAATGTTGCTTATGATGAGTCAAGCTGGGttatggattctggtgccacatCTCATG is a genomic window containing:
- the LOC107856570 gene encoding trans-resveratrol di-O-methyltransferase, which gives rise to MSKHESTSTELLHAQAQIWNHIFNFISSSAVRCALQLGIPDALYKHGKPMSLDELSAGLSVVNSSKVSFLAILMRFLVQSGFLNQHEDQYFLTPASRLLAKNEPFNVRSVLLLNHGPAFSKAWSELSAWFQNDSPTAFHNAHGKIFWDYIEEEEPRVLGDIFNDALSSDSRFNTSLLITECKHVFEGLTSLVDVGGGTGTVSIAIAKAFPYLKCAVLELPHVIGHCKGSGNLDFVGGDMFDKIPHANAILLKAILHDWKGKDCVKILKKCKESIPSREKGGKVIIIDTEQ